From Apium graveolens cultivar Ventura chromosome 9, ASM990537v1, whole genome shotgun sequence, the proteins below share one genomic window:
- the LOC141686012 gene encoding uncharacterized protein LOC141686012, whose translation MSKRDEMPLNMLLEFEIFDVWEINFMGPFISSCNNQYIILAVDYVSKWVEIKALPTNHAKVVINFCYKQIFTRFGTLRVIISDEGSHFCNHKFTALMERYHVNHRGATAYHPQTNGQAEVSNREIKRILEKVVKIEHKAYWALKKLNLDMEAAGEKRMLQLNKLDEFRLQAYENNKLYKEKVKIWHDRKLVHKTFVSGKLKSQWSDPFIVKTVFPHGAVEIFDKNLEQTFKVNGQRLKHYYGDMVNREVVSAVLAIT comes from the exons atgtccaagagagaCGAGATGCCTCTCAATATGCTTCTCGAATTTGAGATTTTCGATGTTTGGGAAATTaatttcatggggccatttatctcgtCATGCAATAATCAATATATTATTTTGGCGGTGGATTATGTGTCTAAATGGGTTGAAATTAAAGCTTTGCCAACCAACCATGCTAAGGTGGTGATCAATTTTTGTTATAAACAGATATTCACACGTTTCGGTACTCTAAgggtcataatcagtgatgagggatcacATTTTTGCAATCACAAATTTACTGCATTAATGGAAAGATATCATGTGAATCATCGTGGGGCCacagcttatcatcctcaaactaatgggcaaGCTGAAGTCTCTAATCGAGAGATCAAGCGAATCTTGGAGAAGGTTGTga AGATAGaacataaagcatattgggctttgaaaaAGCTGAATCTTGACATGGAAGCTGCTGGAGAAAAGAGAATGCTCCAACTTAATAAACTTGACGAATTTCGTCTACAGGCTTATGAAAACAACAAGTTATACAAGGAGAAGGTCAAGATATGGCATGATAGGAAGTTAGTGCACAAGACATTCGTGTCTG GAAAGCTTAAGTCACAGTGGTCAGATCCGTtcattgtcaaaactgtgtttccacatggagctgtGGAAATTTTTGATAAGAATCTGGAACAAACGTTCAAAGTAAATGgccagaggttgaagcattattacGGGGATATGGTTAACCGTGAGGTGGTGAGTGCCGTTCTTGCGATAACTTGA